A window of Nicotiana sylvestris chromosome 8, ASM39365v2, whole genome shotgun sequence genomic DNA:
CTTGTATTGAAATTAATGTACAAGATGGCAGGAGGGTGTGCTGTTGAATTGAGTACTAAAGTAGCTCGTTTCCCTATTGCAGGTTAAAGGCACTCGTTGACTACTTTAAAATGGCACTAGATTGCTTTTTTGCAGTGTGGTTTGTGGTTGGCAATGTCTGGATATTTGGCGGACACTCTTCTTCCTCTGAGGCTCCTAACTTGTACAGGTGATGTTTCATTAGTGTTCTCATTTTGGCGTATATATGTACTTTTCTCTCTTCTCTACCAGCATTCTAGTTGCTCATGTTTCTATTTATTCTCAGGTTGTGTATAGTATTTCTAACCTTTAGCTGTATCGGGTATGCGATGCCATTTATTCTATGCGCAACAATCTGCTGCTGCCTCCCCTGCATTATTTCAGTCATGGGCTTCAGAGAAGATCTGACTCAAAACAAAGGAGCCACACCAGAATCAATTAATGCTCTTCCGACCTATAAATTTAAggtaaagaaaaacaaaagtggcTACAAAGAGGCTGCTGAAGGTGGGATTGTGGCTGCAGGAACAGAAAAGGAGCGTGTCATATCAGGAGAAGATGCGGTAAATTTTTCCCGTTTTGACATAGTTTTTTCTGGTTTATTTGTGTCCGTTTTAGTGACAAAATTCTCTTTTGAAGAATGAAGAACTTTGCAAGCTTGAACCTCCACCATCCTCCATTTGAAATgggggaaaagaaagaaaaaagagaattaTTTATCCTACCAATAACTccccctcctctctctctctctctctctctctctctctctctctctctctctcttccccACTGCTGTTTCTGCAAAGTCATACCCTGTGGTTTATATCACTTCTTGCTTTGGCTGGCGGTAAGAACAGATTACTTCGGATTGATCTTAGTTTGGTTTTGCCCCATGAGTTTGAACCAGGGCTAACATTTCAGAGCTTCTTTTGTGCTAACATATCACAACTTTTTTTTCTACTTTAGAATGACAATTGCATCTGAATGGATTGTGAACCCTGTTATGCTGCTTTGCCTCAGTTCCATTGAGCCACCAAGGCACTAGCGCTCGAAAAAACTATGACGTTTATTCAGTtgttctttcctttcttttccatCCCTCTGGTAGTGGTACTTGAGACTTTGTGGACTTCGATACCTGGGAGTTCGGAGTATAGCTTCTAGCATTACTTCTTACTGGCGTATGGAGCAAAGCCCCGGGGAATCCTTTGATGACACTCTAAAATTCCACATACTTCGCATTTTAAATGAGTATGACGAAGAAAAAGTTATATAGGCTTGTTTCCTCTTTGTAGAGAGAATCCTCCTCTAGATTCATTCTTTCCCACTGTCTATGTTAAGATGATTGCTGTTGTTTCTTGTTAACTAATTTTGAGAAACAATAATAGATGAAGGGTTGTGTTATCCATTGTTTGGCTCTAGACAAAGGGTACAAATCATAAAATTAAATACTTGACTCTGGATGACATCTAATAGGTCTCAAGTTCTATGAATGCACGTTCGTCGCCTTCAAAGGCCCTTTATCATACACTTCAGCACTTGAACCTGCATCAAGCATACATTGTTGAGTTCTTCCTCAAGCAGTTGCAAGCCAACTGAAACATTAAAAATTGCTTACACTCGGATTGTTTATCTGGTTGCTTTGCTCTCTATGAAAAAGTACCAATCTTTGAGAAGCTTTCTTCTGCTTAGGCTGGGCTTGTTTCATCCACGCCTTTTCTACCAAAGTGAGGCGAACAGATTGACCTTTTAACTTAATTACAAACTGGAGATTCCACTTTACCTTTGGTTGGGAGATTATAATTGTCTCCCAAAAGCGAACTGCCACTTTGTCTTATCCACAGTTTTTTAGATCCTTTGCTATGTATTGGTGTTAAATATTTTGGGCTGTGAATTCTCTCAATCCAAGTAGTGTCTTTTGCCAAGCTCCTAACTAGAAATATTAACATTTTCATCATTGTCATCTTCCACACATATATATTACAATATATTGATTGATGGAGCTGGTGTAGCGGACCTGAAGGTCCTTAGTAACAACTTTTTCTTGAACTAAATGTTACTCAAGCTCAATATGTTTTTTTGGAGCATGAAAAATAGGATTTGCTGCCTGGTAGCAGTGAGGTTATCACACCACAGTGTTGGAGCTTGAGGAAGCACTCCTCCAAGCTTTCGAAAAAGATTTTGCAACCGTGGTAGCTCAGCTGTTGCAGGCTGGCAGCTGCCAAGCCCCTATATTCTAACTCGGTGCTTGAACGAGTAACCACACTTTGCTCTTTGGAGCTTCAAGAAGATTTAGACCCAAGAGAAGCACAGCAGCCATATGTGGACCTTCCATCATCTATGCTTTTTATTTCCTGCCTAGTCGGCGTCAAACTAGTGAAGGTTAAAGTTAAACTAGGAGATGGTTTCCAGAGCAAATATATTAGGAAGTTCCTATTCACAtgatagtacacattttcaatgtCTAATTTATACATCAAAGGCATGTCCTACTCAATATAAACCAACCTTTCTGCTAAACTTAAACTGTCATTTATTAATCCTCTCCTATAAACCAAGTTACtgaatatgttttttttttcttctcatttaGTGGTTATTCTAGTAGAATTGGTAACCCCCACCAAACCCAAACCAAAACACACATACACCCCTTCTCAATCCTTCCAATTTTCTAGCACCTTTAGTTCCAAAGTAATGAATATTTAGAAGCAAAAAAACTTGCTGGAGGATCTCAGGGAGGGTAAAACATGTCTGGTACGATAACCATacaatgatatatttggtaaaaatcattGTGTTACAATGAAAATTCATGATACTCTTGAGTTATAGGTAATTGACTGCAGAAATGAGTTGAGTGGCATTGTAATTGCTGATTCATGGGAGAAGAAAGATGTGAAGGGCAAATAGTAGGTGGAGACTTATGCCAAAGCTAAGGGTAGGGTTGCAGAAAATGGAGTAGGAGTTGAGAGAAAGTATTGGGTGAAAAAATCACATATTAACCTGAAACTTTCTACATCCAGAATTATCCAAATTGTGGGGACACATGACCTTTTTCAAGACTGAAATAGTATAGACCTTAAATTGGAAGATAAAGGTGCTAGCTTACATATGAGCTAACCAGTTGCCACTCAAAAGTTGATTGCGATCGCTCATGAGCTAACCAGTCGTGAGTGATTGCTACACTCACCTCTAACAACTTGCTGTCCATGACCTTATATATCCCTTCCTAGCTTCCTGGAAAAACTGCTAAATTACTATTGCAAGCTCAATTCCAGCGTTAGGatcaaaattggaattttgagaaAGTGCCTGTGAATTAAAAACGTCCGCAGCAATCAATCGATAAATTATGCTGAACAACTGGAGATAATTATTCATGGAAAAATAAGTCCTTATGCATGTCGATATCTGCACTTAGCTTTGCATCAGGTCTGGTCATACAGTGTGAGTTGGTGATGATTTGGTTTCTCTGTCCATCTTCGCATAATCTCTTTGTGAGCTGTTCTGGATAATGCGTTAACAGATGTCCATAGTTGGTAGTGAAGCCTTCTGGTCATCCAATAAGAAATTACAGACATGAACATAGGTATATCGGTTAGCAGTATGGGTATGTAGGTTCCACCTGAGATCATACTGTTGACTGACAAGTATGTTTGGGAATTTGGCCTAAATACGTGAGAATATGTTGACTCCAGTATATCCATAGTGCAGCTTACTATCAAAAGTAGAAAGCCAGTATGCTTCTTATATGCATTAGAATGTTCTGAATTTTAGAGCTGACATGATCTGCTGATTATGCAGAGGCCATTGTCTTCCAAAATTATTGAGCTGAGGGTCttccggaaacagcctctctaccttcacaaggtaggggttaggtttgcgtacatactaccctccccagaccccgctCGTGGGAATAcgctgggtatgttgttgttgttgcattgTCTTCCAAAACAAAACTTTTAGCACAACCCTGTTGTCACAATGCTTGTGATTATGAATTTTCATTTTCTGTTGCTTGATgtgatgtattttttttttcttttgctggGCGTTGCTTGATGTCACACTAACACCATTGTTATTGAAAAATTTGGAGAAAATATATAGATTCTTAACCTTAGGTATAATGCATAATCACTGTGTAAAGATCACAGAGGATACGTGCCATTGCTGCTGGAAAAGCACTTGTTCTACACTTAACAGTGTACACCCCAAAAGAAATTGGACTAGTCGAAGGGCATGTAACCCTTTGAATTATTTTCACCAAATTCATCTTAATAATTATTTAACCCTTTGGTTTCACAGGCATGTTGCATTTGCTTGGCGAAGTATGTGAACAATGATGAGCTGAGGGAGTTACCCTGTTCTCATTTCTTCCACAAGGACTGTGTGGATAAGTGGCTGAAAATCAACAACACATGTCCGCTTTGCAAAGCTGAGGTCGGTGAGACCCTTTTGAGCTCTCTTACTGAAGCAACTGCAAATTTGCGTCAGAGTTCTGCATTTTAAGTTGCCACCCTGTCCACATGCTAGTATAGAAGAGATGCTTTTTAAAGGAATAGTAGTTGCCTTcatatattttcattttcttccatCACTTTTTCTTTTGGGCTAAAAGTTGTTAGCTTGTTAGATTTATACTTCTGTCGCAAAATCTGTGAGGTGATAAGATTGCTCGGTTGGTAGAAAGCAAGATGGCATTTTTTCCACTGTGgcgttgatgtgaaaatttggCGTGCAATGCCAATTACTAAATTCATGATGGTATTAGCATTTGATAAACATGTAGTAGTTTATGTCAAAAGGTTTGCTGGTTGTCAACACTCAACAGCCATGTAGGCTTGTACTTTTCCTGTAATTAAGTGACAAAGTGAAAATGCAAGGGATTACATTTGCAAGAAGGGGCATCAATCATATTTATGTTTTCTCaccattttttccattttccatTTTAACATCTCTTTAGAGTTCCAAGTAGTTTTGCTATGATTTGTTCTAGCTATTCCTTCAATTGCATTCAGCAGACTGGAATacttgaaattttttatttttttgttgttttcacacatattaaggaaTCACTTTCTTAGTACTCCCtctgttcacttttacttgtcaggtatactaaaaatatattttcatttttacttgtcatTTACGTATATCAAGAGAAGACAAATAAATTTCTGTTATACCTAtagtatttattactcatttcaaattattttctcaaatccaataaaatatgtatcaATTAAATGgatatcatggtaaattatgcacttcgTTATTTTTTAAGGGGCGTGAAAAGTCAAAACGTGTCAAGTAAAAGTGAATGACGAGAGTATTAATTAAGAAAGAATTACGTTTTTAATCACTTGGCTCAATAACCCAACTAAAAATGGCCCAGATTTGAAGTCTTTACCCGGTTTGGCCCAGGTTGTATATATCTTGAAAGAAACTTTTCAGTCTTTAGCCCATTATTAAAGACATAtttctagaattttttttcttttcttccttcttctttcctAGCATACTCAATCTCTCTTCACTCGCCTCTCTCTTCCTTCTCCCTAAAAATTACAGAATTTTTTTGTACACACTCGTGATAATCCTCTCATTCTATGTCAATTAGATTTCGATTTTTGAGTTAACTGACAAAAGGAGGTTAAGGAACCACAATAAAATTTGGCATATCAGTCCAAAAACTATTAGATCTGGCCTAAAACTATCAGATCTTGCCTAAAAGAGCATCTCCGGCGACCTCGTCTCATATTTTCTTATTTCTCTTAGTTTTTATTTCATCCTTTGCTATTGGTGAAGCCCAGATTTGAATGTCAAAACCTTGCCGGAAAAATTCAACACCAGCAACCACCGAAAACTGTAATGTGGTGATGGACAGAAGGTGTTTTCTGGTGTAAACTTGTATCGGTAGTGTTTATACAAACTTATACAATAttgtataaatatgtatatatgCGTACAATGTTGTATAAATTAGATATATTTTTAATGTATAAGTGTGTATATACATTGTACGTGTATAGTAGGCATCTATGGATGTTTGacactttcttcttttcttcttcgttGTCTTATTTTTTTGATATACATTATTAGAGATTGTATATACAAGTTTATACAAAGTTATACATCATTATACATGTAATGCACATGTGTAGTTAaatctaaaattaaaattttatatgTTCAATCTATGTATAAATcgtcttttcttgttgatttatttgcaaAATCATAAACGTGCaataattttttcaatttttattttttatttatgctatttggaACTTGGAAAAGAAGAAAACTTAAGGTTTTCAAGTTGCATTATATATGAATTTGAATTTTTTGTAGCTAGAATAGGAATATATACAAACTTGGGGAAGAAGAATAAAAAATCACTGAATTTTCGTGCTTGAAGATCTGCAGAATAAAAACAAATGCTTATTTTTTAAACGTTGGCCAATTGTAATGGGCTACAGATTTGCAAAATTGTAACTGGGTTATTCTGCTGCAATGTATATATGTGGACTTGTATTTTTGTGTAATTCTTccattaattaacaatgaaattgaCAACATTAACCTTAATTTATTCATTGGAAATACAACAAATAGTTTTAGGCTCTTTATTCGAAGGAAAactttgaaagaaagaaaaattcttGATATATGAGAAAATCAAATATTTTGGATcacaaaaaaattaattaaagtgaaTCGGAAAGACTAAGATTTATTTTGGTAAAAAAAAAAGTATTAATCATGGTTATTTTTTGTGGCCAAATTATCGTCACCATTTAATGACTTTTTAATGCTCTCCACTCCATTTAAATTTATATGTAGCAGGAAATTCCCTTCTCAAACCAAATAGAAAATCTGCGTTTCCAGCCGGTGGTGCAAAAGTTCCTGCCGTCGTAGACGTTGAATTAGGTCAAAATTAATGGATCTAGAAACCGATAATTGTCTGAACCAAAAGTCCTGCTTTGAAGCAAATTGGTTTGTTTCAACTTTCAAGTGAGGGTCTTTTAACGATAGGTAACTAGAGATAATATTGTGCAGAATAGGACATTGAAACATAAATTTATGTGATTAATTAAGAGTCTAAACTTCACTGACATCCATtaaaaaacttaaaattttaaattaaaaatatgattttgtgaAATTTGTTAGTATTTGTTTGAATTGCGTGTTGTTGCAAATGATTAAGAATATATTTTAGAGGGTATATTTCAACTTTAAGAAAATTTGGTGAAGATTCGAGTTGGCTTTAATTGAGATTTCAGATTGAAACCCGAAgaataagatatatatatatatatacataaataagTTATATATAATGACATACACACGATATATCAAATGTATACAATAACAAACTGTATGCAAATTGTATGTAAGTTGTATGTTTTTACCAAAATTTTATGCAATAAAATTTTGTATGTAAGTTGTATggatatatatatgaaataaaacaataaaagattgcagagaaaagagagagaattcttattgattttagaataaattacaatggaataaaactactctatttATAAGGGAAAAGTAACTTATCCACAAAGTAACAAActctaaaatctctctaaaaggtagacattcaccataaataaaatactaTTTTTAACATTCCcacttgaatgtctattcaacagataatgtgtctcattaaaaccttaactaaaataaaatctaGTGagaaaaaattctagtgaagaaAAAAGAGTATGCATATCTAACAATActccttttggttgcctcgttaaagaCCTCGCAAGAAAAATCCAATGGGACAAAAtattgtaaggaaaaaagagtacaatgcGTATTAACCCCTCTGATGAGACAATCAATTCACATCTTTGTGCcttcgcattccaatcttatgcaccatcttcaaaagattgttggtagagatttgataaataaatcatccatattaacttgaatgaatatggtgtgccttgaaatcatcattcttgataAATACGTAATATCTTCATATAATGTCGTGGAATGACCTTTTCAATATCTTCATAGAGGTAAAAattctcgctatcacattatcatgcttatagttatagcaagatacatatgtgcACAGATTGCACTTAGGATGTGGTACGTCAggaccaagaattgtatatgtTTTAAGtgatttaaatccttcagggattgtcatataagttaagtcatataagccatataaatagactttagatgcatattAAGTTTTCATATCATTCTGGATATATAAGATAGATAAACGTGATTGCATACACCATTGGCTTTATACTTTCAAGCGTTTGAACTGTAGGTCCAAAActacatgtctttcatatgaaaccaattctactTGAATTGTTTCTCCAGACTTAAGATCCTCGTATACATTTTGCATTACCATAGATATAGTCGtcgaacattttatatcggttccaacctacttttttcataaagacataacatagagatctatTCATTCCTACTTTTAGGCACCTGAACCTCTTCTgggattttatgaagtgttatgtcatgtgatcttctagatcacttacctccttattatgatcattttgacaTCTCCTTTATTAAGAATTTTATTTGAAACTgatttgtctatacgctttaagcgtaccatagactttgtccttctaggacttatcCAAATAGGAGCATTTGTAGTCAAAATATAAGTTACTTTATTtaggtcagcaaatgcgtctggaatgctttgcaatatattccAGATGAATTATCAGTTTATGAACTTAGAGTTTATTTTATCTTATTCGAGGATGTAAatgtacaaatgataattcattccacttaactttttctcaactgtatatcatgtctccccctcatgttagaaaaactaacttacTTCCTCAACTTTGGAAACCCCACCTTTCTGTGTTATggtattaatcaaaatatacattgcacatcaataataataagatggaattatttggtttctgatcctaaaccattTTATAtgttatggtgttaatcaaaatatacaatGTACATCAATAACaataagatgaaattatttgaTTCCTGACTCTaaaccacttgtgaggggagagtataatatactttcgtatataacgtATATCAAAGTGATATAGatagctttgttctcataagtaaTAGTATAATTATTAAGTGGAAgtactcaataaattattttactAAACCAACTGTTATATAAActaacttatcaagatgaactattTTGAATAGTTAATCTGGAAACTatgctttaaattaaattattgagcaagttacctcgcaaataCCAGGTTGCAGGTTAATAATAattgcacatgtaaccatctcatagatgcatcttatgtgttATATATGACATGTTAGTGGGCCCATATTAACCTTATTTTCAGCATTCATGGggttcaatcccaattttagttggcctattaattaatgagaataaacaacataagagaattcgtaaagaactttctagttctttaatatttacccattcgaattctcttttatttttacacatcatacttaaattaacatggctaaaccaattatgccaactagataaattataaatattgataaacttcaggTTTATACCATGACGTGTgtaattatcaataaactccaagtttattatgatatgggtttattttatggCAACGATTGCAGTCCCGATCTTGTTGTTATGCCAATGCTGGGTTTGTATCTGACCTAcacaaggctcgatctcaaacaggcTATGTGTTTATATGTGGAGGCACTACCATATCTTGGCGAttgactaagcaatcaatcgtggctactttaGCTAATAATGCTGAGATAATtgttattcatgaagcaagttgAGAATGTGTGTGGTTAATGTCTATAATACACCTTATTCAAGAAAAATATAGTTTGAAGTGTGATAAAATACCCACGATTTTGTGTGAAGATAATGCatcatgcatagcccaattaaagggaggattcataaaaaaGAGAttggacaaagcacatttcacacAAGTTATTTTTTACATATGATCTTCAAAAAAATTAGGGAAAAGGATAAAAAATATTCCTCTACTATTGTTTATTGTTTACTTGTGATACCCGTTATACTTTTCGTCCATTCTTGTCCCTACCGTTAACAAAGTTTGTAAAATTACCCCTAACCCTAACGTCCCTTTACAATGGCAGCTGACCCCTTTAATATTTTGTTCATATCAGCAGCCAAGTTAGCAGGTCCCACCAAATAAAATGTCATGTCACCATTGCAAGTAATTTAATCCTCAAATCAAATTGAAGggttttttccttcttttttttttttttgcattatcTTTTCCTAGCGATTTCATATGCTCATTTTGAACTAATTGCACATATTGAAATGAACACGTGTTCCTGTATTCTCTTAGAGAAAATCGAATGAATGGAAATTTTGagctgatttttttttcaatgttCAAATTTTTGATACTATCACCAATTTTTTTTCCTATTTCTGATGAAAAACTCTTAAAATTCATGTATGTACTGTAAAATTTATTTCCTTACTGTTTCAAATATTACAAGTTACATTTTGGGCGGTTTATTGGTTGtatctttaaattctttaatggatgcccatttgagttttctgtaattcgtctcatcataattgatccaggatgTCACAATCGATTATGCCAAAGTACAACAGTACTGGAATTAGCAACCTTTTGGTTTACGATAAAATGTGCCTTAATTGCACTGATTCTTGTCTAATACATGCCACACGACAAAGATGAAAACTTTCCAATAGCCCTTTTTCTCgccagagacattcttggtaacgataagatattcaagattattctcatctactgtctcaatatgatatccatttcagcggatatctttaaaactcaacaagttccttcCGGGCTTGAAGGAGAACATTGCATTAtctatgataagtattgttcccCTAGGTAGAGTTATAATAGCTCTTCCAAAGCCTTCAATTAAattactactaccagaaattgtagtaacatctgccttacacatgcttaaatgagagaaatatttcttctctttgaatattatATGTGTCGTACTTGAATCAACTAAACAAATATCTTTACGATTGAACTTTGATCCAACTTTGCTGgagatatccatatttgcttAGTCTTCTCAAAGAGCTTCTTGAGACGGTAGAGTCTTGCGCTTATAAcgtgaaataaaatattaaaagattgcagagaaaagagagagttctTATTGGTTTTGGGATGAATACAATGGAATAAaactcctctatttatagggaaaacgTGACTTAGCCATAAAAGAACGAACTCTAAAATATCTCTAAAAGAttgacattcaccataaataaaatactctatttataataatatataaattgtagcttttgactgaatttcataaaacaaaaaattatatttaaactGGATATATATTATATCTTTTGACTGgatttatatattttataataaaaattaGTTATTTTCTAGTAAATAGGAAAACCTAGCTAAAACGGGATAaataagtttatatatatatatatatatatatatatatatatatatatatatatagaaaaaactcctttttatttatataaaatcaCTGAACACTCGTTCACATATTTATAGTTTTATACATCTAATTTTTTCTATAAATTATATAACAAAATGGGAA
This region includes:
- the LOC104225475 gene encoding E3 ubiquitin-protein ligase At1g12760 isoform X1, whose translation is MASSLIGLHRKSQTNQFQLLMEQANNRSNDEHVIDITSSSDASSSSNPHDRPVNNLLHEQAEDQPSTSTAVPVSQHAFSSANRSNLRNSSFVRRGNGRSRHRSPLNSLLWISIELVLTVSQIIAAVVVLAMSRDEHPRAPLSQWIVGYASGCVAILPLLYWRFRHRNQNSDQDSSQQPQGASQTELSARPSSSTRSSEVEGRQTTGTASIGGQSSGLQSRRLKALVDYFKMALDCFFAVWFVVGNVWIFGGHSSSSEAPNLYRLCIVFLTFSCIGYAMPFILCATICCCLPCIISVMGFREDLTQNKGATPESINALPTYKFKVKKNKSGYKEAAEGGIVAAGTEKERVISGEDARPLSSKIIELRVFRKQPLYLHKACCICLAKYVNNDELRELPCSHFFHKDCVDKWLKINNTCPLCKAEVGETLLSSLTEATANLRQSSAF